ATGGTTGATCTTACTCCAGTTAATAAAAAACTGGTGGAACGCTCCAAGCGATTGATTAAACAAGCCACAGCGTGTTCTTATGAGGAAGCCAGCACTGCGTTTGAAGCATCTGGGAGAAGACCGAAGCTTGCTATAGTGATGATATTGCTGGGAGTGGATGCTGAGACTGCCCGGTCATTGGAGAGCCAATCCAGTGGTCCGATTTCAGAAATGATACGGCTCTACCACTCCAAACAATCTGCTGAGAACGACACATAGGAAAGGGAGCATGCATGGAAGAGAAAGTACAGGTAGAAGGGGCTTTATATGCGATTAACGCCCAATATGATCTTCTCAGTGACTCTGAGAAGAAGGTTGCCTCGTATGTACTGAGAGAACCCAAGAAAACGGTTCACTTTAATGTGCGTGAACTCTCGAAGCAAAGCGGTGCCAGCCAGGCGGCGGTGATCCGCTTCTGCAAGCACCTTAATTTCACCAGTTTCAGCAATTTCAAGCTACGCCTGGCTCGAGATGTCTTCGGCAACTATGATGAGCGATATGTCCCGGACTTTGAACTTGACTCAGAGACCTCTCCATCTGTGGTCATTCACTCTGTGATTCAACGATTCCAGCACTCTTTCAATGCACTCGAGCGATGTCTCGATGGGAAGGAGTTGGAAAAGGCTGTTTCCTTGATTCAGTCAGCACACTCGACATTTCTCTTCGGAGTCGGTGCTTCAGGGGTTGTTGCATTCGACTTCATGCAGAAGTTGGTGCGGCTTGGTATCTCTGTATTCTACACACATGATACCGATCTGCAGCTCACCGCAGCCTCAACCATGAGGAAGGATGACTGTGCCTGCATTCTCTCCTACTCTGGGGAGAACGATACCATGGTAGCTGCAGCCAAACAGCTCAAACGATCCGGTACCCCGATCATCTCAGTAACCATGGATAGTGACAATACACTTCGGCGTCTCTCTGATATCAGCATTGTCATTCCCGCTTCAGAGAGGATATACCGCCAGGGAGCAAGTACCTCAAGAATTAATCAGCTGGCAGTAATAGATATGCTCTACTCCCTCATGGTATCCAAGAACCTCGATGCATCCATTGAGGCAATAGAGCAGACTATGGCGGTAACACACCGGCATGTGAGTACAGACAACACGCCATAAGAGAGCTTGCCACGTTTACGGGTGGTATGCTGTTTTAGGACAAAACCTAAAAGCAACGATCAGGTTGTGTATTCAACCAGAAGAATGCTTATGAACCACTTACAAGAACATAATCACATGAAGAAGGCCAAATCACTTAGAAAACGTCAGGAAATACATGATATGGAGAATACCTCACAAGTCGAGCCTCTTAATCATCCATTCGGAATGTTTTCTGTTGTATTCGTTCATAGTTGTTGAAATAGCTTCTTCCGACCACACACTCCGAGACACCAAGAGATTCCATCTTCCTAATACGTTCATAGTTCATTGAACCATCAACCAACACGTCAACTCCATCTCCCACCAGAAATTTCACTGCAGCAACACGATCAAATGAGGCAGGAATAAACACCGAATTGGGCTGTCCAGGCTCAGTAGTCATCACCAACACAGCGTCTATAAACTGTAAAAAATGAAGGAGATCAGTTGTTGGGGTAGTAGGCCAAATGGCAACCCCAACCTGCAAGCCGTGCCTTTTTGACTCTTCCAGAAGGAAGATGACACTTTTCTTCTCAAAATCCTCCACGGTTAGTATCACCATTGTTCCCTCACGCTTCGGGAGGTTCCAGATGTAGTGCAGGAGACTTTTCTGGTCCCTTGCCATGATATGGAATACGATTGGCAGGTTGGTCAAAGAGTATATTACATCCACATCTTGCTCAGTGAGGCCCTTCAAAGGCACACAAATCCCATCCATCATATCAATATGAATTGAATCAATATGCTTTTTTGTTAATACTGATTTCCAATGCAGGAAATCATGGTGAGGACACGCAAACATCGATACTGAAAGTCTCATGCATTCACTCCAGAGAAAATGTAGATCGAGACAAATAACCGGCAATAGCAGTAGGCATTATCTAGTTCTGCCCATAATAAGCGTTTGGCCCAAATTTCCTGCTATAGTGTTTCTCTTCCAATACATCCGGTATCGGCTGAAGCCGAGGGTCAAGGGTCTCATTGCAATACGCCATTTTAGCGACATACTCAAGTACTTGACTATGCAAAACTGCTTCTTCAGGGCTCTTCCCCCAGACAAAAGGACCATGATGCTTCACCAATGCTGCGGACATATGCAAGCAATCAGAAGAACTCATCGCTTCGAGAATAACCTTACCGGTATTCACTTCATAGTCAGATTTAATCTCTTCTGCAGTCAGTTCCCTAGTGCAAGGTATTGCACCATAATAGTAATCACCATGAGTAGTACCATAACAGGGAAGAGCACGCCCTGCCTGTGCCCACATCGTTGCATACTGGGAGTGCGTATGGACAATCCCGTGTATACCAAAATCAGCGAAAGCCTTGTACAAAGCGATATGTGTTGGGGTATCTGTCGAAGGTCTCGCATTTCCTTCAAGTACATTACCCTGCATATCAACGACGACCATATCCTTGATACCCATCTTTACGTATGGTACCCCACTTGCCTTAATTACCATCAACTTGGTTTCTGGATCATATCCTGATACATTTCCCCATGTTGAAATCACAAGGTTTTTGGTAACCAAATCAAGGTTTGCTTCCAATACTTCTTTCCGCAATTGTTCCAAACTCATACCTTTCTCCTCACCCAATGGCCTTTCAGATTGGTGAATTTTTCATCCATTCATCAGGCTTTTGCAGTATCTCTCAACGATTTTAATGTATACAAAACACTATTATCTGTGCTGAACTCATCGTGTAACTTGCTATAGATCTTATACAATTCATCATAAGCTGCCACATTTCTCGGATTTGGGGTAAATGCGTTAGATTCCCGTAAACTTAAAGCATCCTGCGCAGCATGAACATCCTTGAATCCTCCTGCTGCTTCTCCAGCAGCGACAGCTCCAAGCATTGCGCTCCCATAGGAAGCAGCGAGTGGTTCGTCGGATACACTGACCTCAATATCACAGACATCAGCATACATCTGCATCATGAACGCATCCTTTTTGGGAATCCCTCCACATGCATGGAGTTCAGTAACTTCAATCCCATGTTCCCGAAAATTCTCAATGATCTTTCTTGTCCCGAACGCAGTACTCTCAAGAATAGCTCTATACACTTCCTCAATTCTCGTATGTATTGTCAAACCTACAATAACCGAAGACAGATCGGAATTCACAAGAATAGAACGGTTACCATTGAACCAATCTAAAGCGACAAGTCCTGACTCACCAGGAGAAAGCAAAGCAGCCTTTTGCCCTAACAATCTGAAAAGTGAAACCCCTTGGTTCTTTGCTTCTCGCTGCAGCTCTTCGCTTACAAAGTTCTCTATGAACCAAGAAAAACTATCACCAACAGCCGTTTGTCCTGCCTCATAGGCATAGTATCCAGGAACAGCCCCATCTTTAATGACTCCACAGATTCCAGGGACATGCTTCAAGATATCACTCAACAAGAAATGACAGGTAGAAGTCCCGATACTTACAACCATCTGACCCGTTTTTCCCATTCCCAATGTAATGGGAACAACCCCTGCATCAGTGTGGGGAACAGCAACTGCCGTCTTTTGTGTAAGTCCCGTCAAGGCACTAAAGTCTGGGGTAACATGCCCAGCACACTGTCCTATTCTCAGTATTTTCTCAGAAAGCTTCTCTTCTACAACATGCTCCATCAGTGGATTTAATGCTTTGAAGAACTCCTTGCTTGGGAATCCACTGGTTTCCGACCAGATTGTTTTGTATCCAGTCGTCACATTGTTCTTGTAAAGGTTCCCGGTAAGCTTATATACCAACCAATCAGCGATATCAGCAAAACTGGAGACCTCCTTATATATTTCAGGAGCCTCCTCAGCAACCTGCATGATTTTGGGAATGGTCCACTCACTGCTGATTTTCCCCCCGTAGCACTCTAAGAAAGCTTCCCCTCGCTCCTTGGCTATCCTGTTCAAACTGTTCGCATGTTTCTGTGCAGCATGGTGTTTCCACAGTTTCACATGGGCATTTGGATTGTCCTTGAATTTTGGATTGGAAGAAATAGGCTCCAGATCCGGTCCAAGGGGGATCATCGTACAGGCTGTAGTATCAATACCAATCCCTATTACATCAGCAGGATCAATCTTTGCTTGCTCCAAGAGACCCACAACACAGGCTATGGCCATGGTGTAATAATCCTCTCCATCCTGGATTGCCCAATCCTTGCCAAGAAGAACCCCACTCGGGAGGGCTTCACTCATAACCCCATGAGGATAGAACTCTTCTACAATTGCTTCCACTTTTTTGGTGGTAATATTCAGTAACTCAGCCCTCGCTGACTGAGTACCATAGTCAATACCTATCGCATATTTCATTACACACCTTCTCCTCAGCAACGAATCCCTGCACATACAGATTTCAAAAATGCAAGAGAGTATTTCAAGTCACTGATAAGCAAATCC
This sequence is a window from uncultured Sphaerochaeta sp.. Protein-coding genes within it:
- a CDS encoding ribulokinase; its protein translation is MKYAIGIDYGTQSARAELLNITTKKVEAIVEEFYPHGVMSEALPSGVLLGKDWAIQDGEDYYTMAIACVVGLLEQAKIDPADVIGIGIDTTACTMIPLGPDLEPISSNPKFKDNPNAHVKLWKHHAAQKHANSLNRIAKERGEAFLECYGGKISSEWTIPKIMQVAEEAPEIYKEVSSFADIADWLVYKLTGNLYKNNVTTGYKTIWSETSGFPSKEFFKALNPLMEHVVEEKLSEKILRIGQCAGHVTPDFSALTGLTQKTAVAVPHTDAGVVPITLGMGKTGQMVVSIGTSTCHFLLSDILKHVPGICGVIKDGAVPGYYAYEAGQTAVGDSFSWFIENFVSEELQREAKNQGVSLFRLLGQKAALLSPGESGLVALDWFNGNRSILVNSDLSSVIVGLTIHTRIEEVYRAILESTAFGTRKIIENFREHGIEVTELHACGGIPKKDAFMMQMYADVCDIEVSVSDEPLAASYGSAMLGAVAAGEAAGGFKDVHAAQDALSLRESNAFTPNPRNVAAYDELYKIYSKLHDEFSTDNSVLYTLKSLRDTAKA
- the araD gene encoding L-ribulose-5-phosphate 4-epimerase AraD, translating into MSLEQLRKEVLEANLDLVTKNLVISTWGNVSGYDPETKLMVIKASGVPYVKMGIKDMVVVDMQGNVLEGNARPSTDTPTHIALYKAFADFGIHGIVHTHSQYATMWAQAGRALPCYGTTHGDYYYGAIPCTRELTAEEIKSDYEVNTGKVILEAMSSSDCLHMSAALVKHHGPFVWGKSPEEAVLHSQVLEYVAKMAYCNETLDPRLQPIPDVLEEKHYSRKFGPNAYYGQN
- a CDS encoding MurR/RpiR family transcriptional regulator, with translation MEEKVQVEGALYAINAQYDLLSDSEKKVASYVLREPKKTVHFNVRELSKQSGASQAAVIRFCKHLNFTSFSNFKLRLARDVFGNYDERYVPDFELDSETSPSVVIHSVIQRFQHSFNALERCLDGKELEKAVSLIQSAHSTFLFGVGASGVVAFDFMQKLVRLGISVFYTHDTDLQLTAASTMRKDDCACILSYSGENDTMVAAAKQLKRSGTPIISVTMDSDNTLRRLSDISIVIPASERIYRQGASTSRINQLAVIDMLYSLMVSKNLDASIEAIEQTMAVTHRHVSTDNTP